GTGCACCCCCTACCCGGCCTCTGAGCACGAGGCGCGCGCCTCCATGGAGCTGTCGCTCCGGTGGGCAGGGCGCTGCCTCGACGCGCGGCGAGGCGCGAACGCGCTCTTCGCGATCATTCAGGGCGGCATGTACCCGCACCTGCGGCGGGAGTACATCGAGAGGACGCTTGAAATAGAAACGAAGTCCGCGGGCCGCGGCTTTCAGGGCTTTGCCATCGGCGGCCTCTCGGTGGGCGAGCCGGTTCCGCTGATGCGCGAGATGGTCGCCTCCACGACGGAGTGCATGCCAAAGCAGAGGCCGCGCTACCTCATGGGCGTGGGCACGCCCGAGGACCTGGTCGAATGCATCGACCTGGGCGTGGACATGTTCGACTGCGTCATGCCCACGAGGCATGCGCGCAACGCGAGCCTCTTCACATCCTTCGGCCACATCAACATAGAGAACTCCTGCTTCGCAGCCGACCCTGGGCCGATCGACGAGGCTTGCCCATGCTACACATGCAGAAACTACAGCCGCGCCTACGTGAATCACCTCTTCCGCGCAAAGGAGATCCTGGCCGCAAGGCTGGCCACAATTCACAATTTACAATTCTATTTCGATCTGATAAATCGTGCTGCCCTCGCGCTCCGCGAGGATAGATACCCGGAATTTAAGAAGAATTTCCTAAGCATGAGAAAGGAGAAAGTATGCTCATGAACATCGCAGTGGCATCGCTCGTCGCAATGGCAGCCCCGCCGGGAGGCGGCGGCCAGCAGCAGGGAAGCCTCTTCTCCACGCTGGTCCCTCTCGTCGTGATCTTCGCAATATTCTACTTCCTGATGATCAGGCCGCAACAGAAGCAGGCGAAGAAACACAAGGA
The bacterium genome window above contains:
- the tgt gene encoding tRNA guanosine(34) transglycosylase Tgt, whose translation is MFDFKVMRESGGTRGRVGLVKTPHGEIRTPVFMPVGTQGTVKAMTPEELEGLGAQILLSNTYHLFLRPGHGLIAGLGGLHKFMNWKGPILTDSGGYQIYSLADLRRRFTEDGVEFQSHIDGGERHMLTPELAIEIQEALGSDIMMVLDECTPYPASEHEARASMELSLRWAGRCLDARRGANALFAIIQGGMYPHLRREYIERTLEIETKSAGRGFQGFAIGGLSVGEPVPLMREMVASTTECMPKQRPRYLMGVGTPEDLVECIDLGVDMFDCVMPTRHARNASLFTSFGHINIENSCFAADPGPIDEACPCYTCRNYSRAYVNHLFRAKEILAARLATIHNLQFYFDLINRAALALREDRYPEFKKNFLSMRKEKVCS
- the yajC gene encoding preprotein translocase subunit YajC; this translates as MNIAVASLVAMAAPPGGGGQQQGSLFSTLVPLVVIFAIFYFLMIRPQQKQAKKHKEMLSALRQGDKVVTRGGMFGKIHAIADNTVTVEVADNVRIRFSRDAISGVENQAAS